AGCCCGCACGCGGCGCACGACTCCGCGCCCTCCTTGCGCACCGCGATGCACTTGGGACAGAAGCCCGGAGGCACCGCGAACGGATCCTCCGAGCGCGCCAGCGCCGCCGCCTCGCGCACCCGCTCCTCCGAGGGCCGCAGCGCCACCACCTTCAGCGCCGGCGCGGTGTTGCTCCGAGGCGCGGGGACCGCGGCAGGGGACTCGGCGTTCGTCTCCGCCACGGCCGCCACCAGCGCCTCCTCGGGGCGCGCACGCGTCTCCTGGCCACAGCGCGCGCAGGTGATCACCAGCACGTTCAGCTCCACCCGGAAGGCCGCCGGGGGCGCGAGCCGCTCGCACGCATCGCAGAGGTACCTCATGAGAACACCTGCCGCAGAGGAACGGGCATGGCACAGCCGATCAGCGCCACGAAGCACAGAGCGCAGATCCACTTGCGTCCCCGGCTCAGGGGCGCCTGCGGCTCCACCACCTCGGGGTGCCCAAAGCCCACCAGCTTGCTCGCCACCAGCAGCCACACCGCCCAGAAGGCGGAGATGAACACCACCACGAAGAGCAGCACCAGCGCGAAGGCCTTGCCCACCCACTGCGCGCGCGGCCCGAACAGCGCGAACGTCAGGTGGCCCCCGTCCAGCTGACCGATGGGCATCAGGTTGAGCAGGGTGACGAGCAGCCCGAACCACCCGGCGATCACCACCGGGTGCACCAGCACGTCCTTGCCCTCCGGCAGCGGGCCCACCGCCAGCCACGTCAGCCCCTGCATCAACAGGCTGTCGCCAAAGATGATGTGCGCCTGCTTGACGGGCTCCAGCTCCGCCGCGGGCGCCGCGTGCGTGAGCGTCTCCATGGCCCACGCGAAGAGCTTCTGGAGCAGCACCCACAAGGAGCCCTCGCCCGGAAAGGAGGTGCTCGCCAGGGACGGCGAGTCCACCACCTGTGAGTGGCCCAGCCCCCAGAAGAGCAGCGGCAGCGCGACGGCCAGCCCCGCCAGAGGCCCCGCCGCCCCGATGTCCACCAGCGCGTTGCGGTGGGGAATCCGCCCGCGGATCCGAATCACCGCCCCCAGCGTCCCCGCGCCCACGATGGGCATGGGGATGAAGTAGGGCAGGCTCGTGTCCACCTTATGGATCCGCGCCAGCACGTAGTGGCCCATCTCGTGCGAGCCCAGAATGGCCATCAGCGCCAGACTGAACGCCAGCGAGCCCGAGTTCCACCACCCCAGGTCTCCCTCGCCTGCGGACAGTTGGCCCATCGCGCTGAAGTAGGTGGTGACCACCGTCAGCGCGAAGAGCAGCAGGTGCAGCCAGAGCCGCGAGGCGGGACGGACCGTGACAGTCTCCATGAGGTGCCTACACGGTGGGTACCAA
This window of the Hyalangium minutum genome carries:
- a CDS encoding site-2 protease family protein; the encoded protein is METVTVRPASRLWLHLLLFALTVVTTYFSAMGQLSAGEGDLGWWNSGSLAFSLALMAILGSHEMGHYVLARIHKVDTSLPYFIPMPIVGAGTLGAVIRIRGRIPHRNALVDIGAAGPLAGLAVALPLLFWGLGHSQVVDSPSLASTSFPGEGSLWVLLQKLFAWAMETLTHAAPAAELEPVKQAHIIFGDSLLMQGLTWLAVGPLPEGKDVLVHPVVIAGWFGLLVTLLNLMPIGQLDGGHLTFALFGPRAQWVGKAFALVLLFVVVFISAFWAVWLLVASKLVGFGHPEVVEPQAPLSRGRKWICALCFVALIGCAMPVPLRQVFS